Proteins encoded together in one Planctomycetia bacterium window:
- a CDS encoding winged helix-turn-helix domain-containing protein yields MANKKLKVGAAELKLPEKKVKGEKKPKWQAKTGGSKNKKTIAETPEIVVETEPTLQPEPTDAATVATNLDTGTVESKTDSVAANTHEESAVSAPNSEEPAAKKPRKLKVKADAPPKKLSMMAAALQVLQERKVAMTCPELIDVMATEGLWTSPGGKTPANTLYAAISRDIKDKGKASAFRKAERGRFEAKIK; encoded by the coding sequence ATGGCGAATAAGAAATTGAAGGTTGGGGCAGCGGAATTGAAACTGCCTGAGAAGAAGGTCAAGGGTGAGAAGAAGCCCAAGTGGCAGGCGAAGACGGGTGGTTCCAAAAACAAGAAGACTATCGCTGAAACACCAGAGATTGTCGTTGAAACCGAGCCAACGCTGCAACCAGAACCAACGGATGCCGCGACTGTGGCAACAAATCTCGACACAGGCACCGTGGAGTCAAAGACGGATAGCGTGGCGGCAAATACTCATGAAGAATCTGCTGTATCAGCGCCCAACTCGGAAGAACCAGCCGCCAAGAAACCCCGCAAGCTCAAAGTCAAAGCAGATGCACCACCCAAAAAACTTAGCATGATGGCTGCGGCGCTGCAGGTACTTCAAGAACGCAAGGTTGCAATGACATGCCCGGAACTGATTGACGTGATGGCGACAGAGGGCTTGTGGACATCACCTGGAGGAAAAACGCCTGCCAATACCCTTTACGCTGCCATCAGTCGCGACATCAAGGACAAAGGCAAAGCGTCGGCGTTCAGGAAGGCGGAACGGGGGAGGTTTGAGGCGAAAATTAAGTAA